The region CATGTAAAGATAATACATGAAAAAGTATTTCCATTCCattttacacaatttttttacttttgtcaCCCCCACTTACCATATTGTCATCCTCTTTCtccctctctttcttgctcaaCAGAGAAAAGCTGAGGAACCTTCAGTGCTGGTCACACAACTGAACTGAGTTCATTGATGTCAAAAATTGGGGGAAGAGGTGACTTAGGAACACCAGGGTGAACTGAACTGAAGTGTCATATGTACCATAGTATTACAGTAGATGATCCAACTCTGCAGTTAACCTCATTTCACCAGACTTGTCTCACTTTCTTTTTTCCTCAAATATCAAACACTTTGTATACTTCTCACTATTTCTTCTCCTAGTGGAAAGAAATCCTAATTTACTCATCACCTAACTAACCGTGGACATGTAAACTAAAGCCAGTGGAAAACAATGATCTAGAAGAAGACCACCATAGCCAGAGTTGgtccttcttcttcatctaCACGCATTGTCTCGGCCGGAACTTCTGATTCGACAGCAATGAGCTGATCAATGTTTCAAGCCTCTTGGAACCTTGGCCAGGCCGGAGGACTGTGGTGTCGCCGATTTCAGAGCAGGGATCGGTGCCATTCTCCCTTTTTCCTATGCACCAACCTCCGGGAACTGTCATTCCAGGACCTCTGGATAAGAGTTCAGCATCGATTTTATCCAAGACAGGATCATCTCTGTGGAACTTCCTTGCAAATGGAGCATTGCTGTCAACCATTGCTTTCATGTCTTCAACTGTAAGGTAGTGAGGGTGCTGCTTGGGAGGATTGTCCCAAGAAATGAAATGCAGATCACTGTTCACAGTTGTGTTCCTGAACTCTTGAGCATTGCAGATAACTGTGTGGAAGTATCCTTCAGGGGAAGATATGAAATTTGAATAGTACATTAGTACGGTCCGAGGTAGGTTGTCCCATCCCCATATGCAGTAATCAATGAAAGATTTTGACAGTGCCATCCATGCAGAACCTAACACCAGAGAAGTTTTATCAGACATATCAGTTCCAATACAATCCACCCATCAAGTTCATGCATAACATTATCGTACAAAATCAGTTCAACCTCAAAGAACCATTATTGGTTCTATGGCTCAATGTATAACCAAAATGGATAAGTTGTTGGATTTGGCTGTTGTTAGTAGATTTGATTCAATATAGGACACACAGAGGATTCATTAGTGTATCTTTCAGAAAACCAAAACTTGCTCTGTGTGTCTACCAATCATCAATGGCAATCCAAGATACATTCCGTAACAATATGAGAGCAAACAACAAAGTGTGTACATCATAGCTCCGTCtgtttaaacatgtttttgaaaaagaaagtgtttttttttttaatacaaccGAATATATAGATGTGAATCTCAGTTCAATACTTGATGTTTAGCAAAATATCATTACTCTGCCATTTATTTCCCTTATTATAGCATATGTACTATTACAAGCTGTACCAAAGGTGAGAAAAAGTGATGTATTAGCACATGTGCTAGAAGAATGGGTGTATCCACCATTAAATTTTAGAAGGTTAAGATCACAATGCACTTTAGAACAAATAAAGGGTGGATACACCCTTGCTCCCTCTAGAGAACAGTTCACCTTTGAGGAGCATAGCCAAGACAAGAATTTAAGAAGAAGCAATTTTCAAGTATTGAACTGAATATCATTAAGATGAACTACATTTCCGGCTAATTCGTGTATCAAGAATGAAAATCATggcaaacaaaattaattactgAAATCAGGAAACACTTCGAACCAGCGATGGTGCGAAAGAAACTACAAAAATAGCATTTGGCAATAGTTTATCCATGCTATATAATTGTCgtgacaaattaaaaaagtgttatctGATTCAAATGATAGAACATGAAAAACTCTGCAAACATTACCAAGATACCTAAATCAGCAGATAAAATAATCTTATATTTCGAAAAGGTGCCTGTAGAACACAGTTTAAGTCACAAAATAACTTTCATTCACAAGTCCTGGCACGTTACAGAATCACCACACTGAATCAGAACATATTATTCACAATTAATGCTTTCTTCCATGCATACAAACCCCAGAGCAGAATTACTTATGCCACATCAAACGTTTCTTAATCATCAAAACTATAATTTCCCCACTATTCACACAAAGCTTCCCATTAATATGCATAAAGACACGTGCAAGCAAGGACTCCTTCCTtctcaaaattaacaaaatcctCTATGCAAAAAATAGAATACTAATCCCCTAGTTCACATAAATCCAAAAGCAAACACAGgaaataaactatattttttttccctaaaagagaaacaaacaaacaaacaaagaaaCCCAAAAGAGGAAAATTAACAGACAAGAAAAGGATCTTCACCTGTGAAAAGCTTGAAAGCCGTTGGCCTACTCCTCCTCTGTGTAACCCAGAAAACATCTTGCTTCTTGTTCATATACAACCCCGGATCAACGATTATCGGCCTTGCACGCTGATGACTAACCAACACACACACCACAATAACCCAATCACATAAATCccagaaacaaaacaaaagaccacacacagaaaagaaaatttttgaatCAGAACAACACCACCAtcagaaaattaaaaagactCACTCTTTCCATCCAATGTCACTGGTGTGATCAATGAAATTCAGATCCCGTGGCAAGTAGGAAAACGTGTGCAGCAGATCTAaccatcacaaaaaaaaaaaaaaaacagacatAAGCAAAAAAAACATTCTTTTACAGACATCAAAGCTATAGCCCATAGGGTTAGAAACCATACTATCTCCGACAATTAAGCACAACTGCAAACCCCAGAATTAAAAACTCAAGATAACCGATTAAACTATAACAAATCTAGTAGTAGTCGATCCAGGTTAAACCGGAACATTCTTGCACCAGTTGATCCCCCGGATAAACGGGAACAACTGCATACCAGTTGTTCCCCAAGTGAAACCAGAACAATCTCGTACCAGTAGATCCAGGTTAAACTAGAACAACCTCGTACCAGTTGATCCGAGTTGAACTATAACAATCTCAAATTAGTTTATCCAAGTTAAACTAAAACAACATGGTACCAGATGATCTAGATTACACCAGAACAATCTCGTGCCAGTTGTTCCACGCACTTTCCAACTAAAAATCGGGAAAACTGAAGCAGATTATTCACCTAACTAACCAACTAATTAACACAGCAACTAACTAACTAATTAAGCAACTAACCATCTTGTGTAACAAGAGGGTAATCGGAGGCGCTGAGGTTGATGAACCAGTCCCAATCGCCGAGCTCCCGCAGCAGAATCGCGGCGGCGTGGAGCGTGTTGGCCACCATGGTGGGTCCCCTGTAGGTCACCAGGTTCGCCTTCTTGATCACCCTCACATTCCCGAACCGCCGGAACAGCGGGTGCTCCTCCACGAACCTAGCCAGATCCGCGCGCTCCACCGCCGAGGCCTCCAGGTCCAGGTGCACCACGTACCGGTTCCCGGGGTGGTACAGCGCCAGCAGCACACGCCTCACCGCGCCGCCGTCTCCGGCGGAGCCCGAGACCAAGTACGCCAGGCGCGGCGGCGGCGGGAGCGCCGATACCGGGAGCGGGTGGAGCTTGGACTCGACGAAGACGGAGTACGAGGCGGCGGTGATGGAGCGGTAGAAGGGGAGAATCGGCGTACCCTCCGGCGAGGTTAGCGTGGCGACGAAGAGGAGGAAGAGAGAGAGGAGTGAACCCACCGCCAGCGGGAACACCCACCTCCGCTCGGCGTGGTGGTGGTGATGCCGCAAATGCATATAATAGTTCTTCAACTTCTTCATGAtctgaaataatataataacttgAACTTCAACTTGAAGCTCTTTTTGCTGTGGGAATGAACGAACTGAAACTGAAACTGATTGAAATTTGAAACCCCTCTTTTCAAAAACCCCTTTTTTAAGGATGTTCGTTACCCCCAATAGTGGGGAGAGTGGAGTTTCTGGTGTGGGGTGTTGCAAAATTTAGTCTTTCTGTCTGAACAAGTTCTTTAAAGAGGGAAGAACAGTACAGAACAAGagcttcttcttcaattttttttataactttaataagctttttcttctatttaaaTTACCCTGACcattattaatttcaatttaaaattattaaaaagactGTTGTGGAAAGTATGTTATTAACCTCTGATTCtggtaattaattataattaatgtcGATTATGCATTTGCCATGACGCCGCAACTGAAGGATAATTTGGTTGAAAGCTTTGAAGTCACTCTTTCCATTGAATTTTGGTGCTCTTTTTTGGGTTCATCTCAATGGTGAGAAAAAGAGACACATGGTGCCAAATTTTGGGTCTTTAAATGGCTAAATTTCGTTTCTTTTTTCCCTTAAAATATGATATCTTTCTTTGTGTTTGGGAAACGTAATATTTGTTTATGGgaacaaaaaaaataggttaGGCAAGTTATGATTGTTACCGCTAATGACctcaaaaattctaaaattcgtctaaatacaaaatatatttagatttgTTTTAGTCTCTATAATTAGttctttctaaaataatttagtcaatttgaaattaaaaaatatcatttttaatcttATGATTCTCATTAATTACTGACATGTGTGTTAAATGagaattcaaataaattttttaaatgatgtatataaatattacgATATGATGTCAGCAAGTAAAATCCGGGCTCATATTAAATTCCATTTTTAAACATAACTCGGAATAAAGAAAAGTCCGTTactgataaataaatatataaaaaaataaaatcaatttaaagcTTATGTTAACTAACTTATGAAATTTAAGTGTAACACGAAagataaatttgtaaaagaaaaagaggagaaggt is a window of Vigna unguiculata cultivar IT97K-499-35 chromosome 4, ASM411807v1, whole genome shotgun sequence DNA encoding:
- the LOC114181843 gene encoding beta-glucuronosyltransferase GlcAT14A, which encodes MKKLKNYYMHLRHHHHHAERRWVFPLAVGSLLSLFLLFVATLTSPEGTPILPFYRSITAASYSVFVESKLHPLPVSALPPPPRLAYLVSGSAGDGGAVRRVLLALYHPGNRYVVHLDLEASAVERADLARFVEEHPLFRRFGNVRVIKKANLVTYRGPTMVANTLHAAAILLRELGDWDWFINLSASDYPLVTQDDLLHTFSYLPRDLNFIDHTSDIGWKDHQRARPIIVDPGLYMNKKQDVFWVTQRRSRPTAFKLFTGSAWMALSKSFIDYCIWGWDNLPRTVLMYYSNFISSPEGYFHTVICNAQEFRNTTVNSDLHFISWDNPPKQHPHYLTVEDMKAMVDSNAPFARKFHRDDPVLDKIDAELLSRGPGMTVPGGWCIGKRENGTDPCSEIGDTTVLRPGQGSKRLETLISSLLSNQKFRPRQCV